TGAAAAACTCAAATGAGGAAAATCTTTTTAGGACATTAATTTTGAACTATATAGCATTCCCCATACAGTTATCTTCAAAGGGAGAATCCAATTTTCTGTTACGTCAAAACAATGCAATCTTGTTATCTCCTAATTTTACCTCTGCCATaatttagaaacttaaaaattaagcCAAGTAcacaataaaaagatttttttttacaaggaacACATGTTTTATACGTCATTTAAATTGCCAAATATCAAAGAGTTTATTCTATTTCACTTTCTAGGGAAAACACCAACTGCTCCAAAAGAATgtgtttttctcccattctggaaATCAACATGCAGTCTGAATCTAACATTACAGTGCGAGATGACATTGATGACATCGACACCAATATGTACCAACCACTGTCATATCCATTAAGCTTTCAAGTGTCTCTCACCGGATTTCTTATGTTAGAAATTGTGTTGGGACTTGGCAGCAACCTCACCGTATTGGTACTTTACTGCATGAAATCCAACTTAATCAACTCTGTCAGTAACATTATTACAATGAATCTTCATGTACTTGATGTAATAATTTGTGTGGGATGTATTCCTCTAACTATAGTTATCCTTCTGCTTTCACTGGAGAGTAACACTGCTCTCATCTGCTGTTTCCATGAGGCCTGTGTATCTTTTGCAAGTGTCTCAACAGCAATCAACGTTTTTGCTATCACTTTGGACAGATATGACATCTCTGTAAAACCTGCAAACCGAATTCTGACAATGGGCAGAGCTGTAATGCTAATGATATCCATttggattttttcatttttctctttcctgataCCCTTTATTGAGGTAAATTTTTTCAGTCTTCAAAGTGGAAATACGTGGGAAAACAAGACGCTTTTGTGTGTCAGTACAAATGAATACTACACTGAACTGGGAATGTATTATCACCTGCTAGTACAGATCCCGATATTCTTTTTCACTGTCATAGTCATGTTAATCACATACACCAAAATCCTTCAGGCTCTTAATATTCGAATAGGCACAAGATTTTCAACAGGgcagaagaagaaagcaagaaagaaaaagacaatctctcTAACCACACAACATGAGACCACAGACATGTCACAAAGCAGTGGTGGGAGAAATGTGGTCTTTGGCGTGAGAACTTCAGTCTCTGTAATAATTGCCCTCCGGCGAGCTGTGAAACGACACCGTGAACGACGAGAAAGGCAAAAAAGAGTCTTCAGGATGTCTTTATTGattatttctacatttcttctCTGCTGGACACCAATTTCTGTTTTGAATACCACCATTTTATGCGTAGGCCCAAGTGACCTTTTAGTAAAACTAAGGTTGTGTTTTCTAGTCATGGCTTATGGAACAACTGTATTTCACCCTTTATTATATGCATTCACCAGACAAAAATTTCAGAAGGTcttgaaaagcaaaatgaaaaagcgAGTTGTTTCCATAGTGGAAGCTGATCCTATGCCTAATAATGCTGTAATACACAATTCCTGGATAGATcctaaaaggaacaaaaaaattacctttgaagatagtgaaataagagaaaaatgtttagTACCTCAGGTTGTCACAGACTAGGGAAACACCTAAGTTTCATTAAGCCCACATGcagaagttttacatttaaactgtaaaaaaatgaaattactgccaaacagaagaaaaaacattttaagtattgGTTATGTTGTAAATTTTCAATGTAAATGTCAAGATTAGATTAGGTCATATATATTCAATTTCTTCATTACAATGTATTTGTTGCATGGCAGTTTGTTAAAGTAATATTGTGTATATTTTGTCAATATCATGTCCATCAGAAGATATTCGTGTAAgtcatattttctaaataataaatacatagcCTTAAAACAGTGTATAACTTTAAAATGTAACTGACACAGATATCCTTGCTTTTTTTAATGAGGTGTATTTGTTTCTAAGCCACAAActacagatatatttatataatgaccAGTGGAACAGCACTTTAAGAAGAACAAAAATTATGGGCtccaaaaaaagtcaaaataattcAGGATTTTCTATGTCACTCTATTATGTTTTCTGGTATAGTCTACTTGCTATAATATTTGATGCATCAAAATAATGAACTACAtgtaaaatggtaattttttgaATGCAGAAAATTGTAAGATTtatcaggattttaaaatttaagaaccaAGAAACAACCCTGTATATATACACTCTAAGATAGGGAAACTTTGAAATTTAAGTTTATTATGAAAAAGAGTTTGAATTTCTAAGATTAAGGATACTATGcctataaatatacaaataaactgacaataaggaaggaagaaaactaaagcaccagcctttcttccttcctcacttTGCTTGAGTCTAAGCCAAATGCTCTGGTTTAATATAGTATACTGGTAAAAACCAGTGCATTAAAATAAACTAACTTCCTAACTTTATTCAAGTCAGTCAGTCATTTTGTATAACAGAAGTCAATtattataatatgaataaaagagaaaaaaagactatcaTTGTAGAGAAGCTTCACAAAGCCAACAAATTCTAATTTTAGATATATAGCAACTTTAGAGTAATATAATTTACACAAGGCTACTGTGCCATCATAGCTTCCAAATGTTTCAAAATACAACAGTTCTATTTCCActcttaaaatcatttaaatggcAATAAATTCTTGTCAAGTTTTTATTCTATATCACTCAATTTAACTTTAATCTTTGTGTCTCACATTTTCAATTCATGTTGGAAAACTATCAAATTATTAATCCTAACTACAGATAACAGGTTTGGGAATCTcataacaaatattttccaaCTGTTATAATCCAAAATCTAGCAATGAGGGCTAATTGGTCTCTGTATCAGAAAAATAGCAATAAGTTACGTTACTTAAAATAGGCAAATACAGTACTTACTACCGTATAGCTGATTCACTGGACAACTTTTCGTCCTATTTTTAAACACTGTATCCATTAAATCAAGTAGCAactcatttttcataaaattttgtcAAACAATTCAATAATAcatcatttttatgtaaataaggGAACTTGAGGTTGACCCAGTGTAGTTTACTGAATACATTAATCCTTGGGGGAAATGAGCACCATGCAATACCTTGAATTCACTGAGGTTACATGGGAATTGTAATAGTGATTTATTTCTGataatgttaaaatgtcaaatattgGCAAAAGAACAGTATCCTTCTGTCTTGTTTTCTACTTTTATGGAATTAAAGAAATGCTTCAATTTGACAAAATGTAGCATAAGAAAGTAAGACATTTTTCGGAACCCTGTAGAGTAATTAAGACTTCAGAGTTAATgatattaaaatcattttcattcaataaacatcttTGGCACAGAATTTCTCCTAATAcagccattaaaattttttaaactaattttataCTTAAACTTCCAAGcaaaaaatataattgtatttagttttataatcttcataaaaattagactattttagaattttcatatTAAGAGAAACCCTtcgtgttttaaatatttttaatcttcaagTCTATAAGCATGCCAAAGAACTtggttaaaaaacatttttaaatatatttgcctAAATTGCTTTcatgctctcttgttctctgtaataagaaatctaacaaaataagtaataaatggCAAATATTATAATGTTGCCTTCTAAACTGTTATTATTTCTACATTTGACACTGGAACAGACAATTAATAAGCATTTTTGCCCTCCAATAATGAACTTTCAGGTATACAAAAGTACACTCAGTGATTTACAACAAAGAAAATTCATACCTGCCAAATAACTTCTAATAGCTTTTTAATGTTAAATAGTATAAAATATGTaaaccaaaataatatttatgttaaaatttcagcttttaaaaacagGTCACAAATAGGCTTACAATTACTGACCTCAGcttaaatgagagaatgagaagcTTGGACAACTTTTTTTATTAAGTGTttgttctatgaaaaaaaaaaaaagtgtttgttcTATGAAAAGgcaaagtagttttatttttctcatgatggGCTTCACCAAAATGTGTATGTCTTTCACtgtatttctaataattttatgggaaaaaatactAATGCCAATTTTTCATGTTAGAATGAAAATTGTAAGTACAAAAGAATTAGAGGTAATAGCAAACTCAATATGGGATCCttcttaaaatgatatttttccacCCATATGCCATAAAACACAGACACGGGCATCAATTTATATACGGCTAATTGAGTTAATTCTTCAAAACCATAGaagtaaaaactattattttaaaaactaaccaAACAAGAGCTCAATAAGGTATGGAACTCTTTTGCTTGCTATTCTACCAATTAGCCCCAAAcctattataaaaatttaaaaatttataattgtgcttttaaaaatgccattcatAATATTTCTGCACTTCTCACCATGGTAGGTCAATTTTTAGGTGTGTGGTCTATTTTTTaatcccccaaataaattaacAGTAAAATCTAAGTTCTCTGGGCATTTAAAGTCAAACTTCTCATTGAACTGAGATTAGACTGAAAGGTAAAAACctaaaagataagaaaacagataCTTAGGCTTTAGTCAACACAGTAATTTGAAGATTACTTTCCAGTCAATAAAACTTTTAGTTTCATTAAATCTTGATTATACACTTAAGTAAGCTCTGTAATTCATATAATATTTGAATCCTTACAATGTAGAAGGCGCTATGGCAGATATGCACATTCATATGGAATAAAGTCATTACCCTGGACCTAGAATCAAGGAAGCTAAAAGTCTGGCAATACTGACAAAAAGGCAGAatgcctttttaagaaaaaagcaaagttcTTAAtagacttaaaaagaaagaaattatgttGGATTTAAGAACAATATACATAAAAGCATTGTTGAGGAAAACTACTGAAGCAAATCTTGAAATAGTAAATTGCTATCTTTGAAAAGTAATACAGTAGTGAAAAGTTGATCTGATAAGTTAAACTGGGgccaaagacagaaagaaggcTTTAAGTACTACCAGCAAAGCTATATGAGCAGGGGAATA
This is a stretch of genomic DNA from Canis aureus isolate CA01 chromosome 21, VMU_Caureus_v.1.0, whole genome shotgun sequence. It encodes these proteins:
- the GPR22 gene encoding G-protein coupled receptor 22; the encoded protein is MCFSPILEINMQSESNITVRDDIDDIDTNMYQPLSYPLSFQVSLTGFLMLEIVLGLGSNLTVLVLYCMKSNLINSVSNIITMNLHVLDVIICVGCIPLTIVILLLSLESNTALICCFHEACVSFASVSTAINVFAITLDRYDISVKPANRILTMGRAVMLMISIWIFSFFSFLIPFIEVNFFSLQSGNTWENKTLLCVSTNEYYTELGMYYHLLVQIPIFFFTVIVMLITYTKILQALNIRIGTRFSTGQKKKARKKKTISLTTQHETTDMSQSSGGRNVVFGVRTSVSVIIALRRAVKRHRERRERQKRVFRMSLLIISTFLLCWTPISVLNTTILCVGPSDLLVKLRLCFLVMAYGTTVFHPLLYAFTRQKFQKVLKSKMKKRVVSIVEADPMPNNAVIHNSWIDPKRNKKITFEDSEIREKCLVPQVVTD